ACCCCTAACCCCTAACCCCTAACCCCTTCTTTAGTAAAGTTGGTGCAAAGCTTGTGGCTTTTAAGGTTGGTTTGTTGGGATTGGGAACGGTGGGTACAGGTACAGTCCAGCTATTGCTAGATGCTGCTGGGCGACACTCATTGTTGCAGGAACTAGAAATTTATGCGGTAGGTGTGCGATCGCTTGACAAATCTCGTGCCGTCACTCTACCAGATAGGGTATTAACGACAGATTTAGAAGCGATTGTCACTGACCCAGCGGTTGATATTGTAGTTGAAGTTTTAGGGGGACTAGAACCAGCGCGATCGCTTATCTTGAAAGCGATTGATTGCGGCAAGCATGTTGTCACAGCCAATAAAGCAGTGATTGCCCGCTATGGTGATCAGATCTTCACCGCTGCTAACGCTGCTGGGGTTTATGTCCTGCTAGAAGCAGCTGTAGGCGGTGGTATTCCCGTGATTCAACCACTGAAACAATCTTTAGGTGTTAACCGTATTCATGCGGTTACTGGCATCGTCAATGGCACAACGAATTACATCCTAACCCGGATGCAAGCTGAAGGCAGTGATTTTGCTGATGTCTTAGCAGATGCCCAAAAACTCGGCTATGCAGAAGCAGATCCAACCGCTGATGTTGAGGGTTTAGACGCAGCAGATAAGATTGCTATCCTTGCCTCTTTAGCTTTCGGGGGACGGATTAAACTGCAAGAAGTTTACTCCGAGGGAATTCGCCAAGTGAGCAAGGCAGATATTGCCTATGCTGAGAAACTGGGTTTCGTGATTAAACTACTAGCGATCGCCAAACGAGAACAACACCTCGCCCCTCACCTCTCCGTCAGAGTCCATCCTACCCTAGTACCCCAAGCTCATCCTTTAGCTAGTGTTAGTGGCGTTTACAACGCGATTCTAGTTGAAGGTGAACCGCTAGGGCAGGTGATGTTTTTTGGACCTGGTGCTGGTGCTGGTGCTACTGCTAGCGCCGTTGTCTCTGACATCTTGAACATCGCCGCCATTTTGAAGACACAACAAGCTAGTAGGGGCGGGTTTAACCAGCATGCTGGTGGAATACCAAATTTACCCGTAAACCCGCTCGTACCGGAGTCAGGAGTCAAGAGTCAAGAGAATTCCATATCTCCCCCTGCTCCCCCTGCTTATCCTTCGCCTCACCCACTTTTAGCTTGTTCTCATCAGGAATACTGTGCGATCGCGCCAATGGAGGAACTAGTTACCCGGTTTTATGCCCGGTTCTTGACTCAAGATCAGCCTGGCGTGATCGGCAAATTAGGTACCAGCTTTGGCAACCACGGAGTTAGCCTGGAATCAGTTGTCCAAACTGGTCTACACCGTGAGTTAGCCGAGATTGTTGTTGTTACCCATGATGTGCGGGAAGGCAATTTTCGTCAAGCCCTAGAAGAAATTAGCCATCTGGAAGCAGTAGACAGTATTCCCAGCTTATTAAGAGTGCTTTAATCGGGATATTGGCCAATTTCTTGTGAAAGGCCAATTTCTTGTGAAAACCTATCCGTAAGGGAGTATCCGAAACCCTAAGCTATGAGTTAGTTTTTTTAGAAGCAAATTTCGCTGCTATGTGGGTGTCCTAAATGACAAATTTGCCTCCCCCCGATCCCAGGTCATCTGAAAGAAATCCCTTGGGATTTGATGAATTAATTGCCATCTTGGTTGCCTTCGCTACCATCGGTGCAATTCTATTTTGGTCACTTTCTCGCAGGTATGGAGGATTCGACCCGCTAGTTGGTATCCTGGTGCCACCTCCTACTGCTCCTGCTGCCCCTGTTGCCCCTGTTGCCCCTGTTCCTCCTGCTGCTGCCCCAGTACCACAGGTTGTCCCAACACCAACACCAGCTCCACTGACACCATTACCGTCTCCAGCCCCATTTGCAGGACGCATTCCGGCGGTGATTCCCTTCCCTACCAGAACACCAGCCCCAGCTCAACCAGTTGACTTCGTGGATGTTCCCGAGAATTTCTGGGCACGTCCCTTTATTACCGCTCTTGCCGCCCGTGGCATCGTCAATGGCTTTCCTGGCGGCTATTTTCGACCCGACGAGCCGGTTACTCGTGCGGAATTTGCCGCTTTACTGCAAGCAGCTTTTGGGCAACCTCCTGGTGAGAGTACAGTGAAATATCAGGATGTACCTGATGAATTCTGGGGAGTTCCAGCGATTAACAGAGCAACTCAAACAGGATTTCTCCAAGGCTACCCTGATAATACCTTCCGACCAGAGCAAGAGATTCCCCGAGCACAAGTCCTTGTCGCTCTTGTCAGTGGCTTAAATCTAGCGCCTCCGGCTGACTCAGCCCAAGTTTTACAGACTTACAAGGATGCTGCTCAGATTCCTAATTATGCCACTGAAAAAGTAGCAGCAGCCACCACGGCTGGGCTGGTAGTTAATCACCCCGAGCCTAATTTGCTTAACCCTAACGTAAATGCCACTCGGGCTGAAGTGGCTACAATGATCTATCAAGCTTTAGTGCAAGCCGAGAGGGTTGAACCGATCCAATCGCAGTACATTGTTCAACAATCCCAGTAAAGTTAATAGGCGATCCGTTGCTCAGAAAGACGCAAACTGCGATCGCCTATATTTGTTGATTGTTTTTTAACTCTACGATTCTGGTAGTTCTTGGCTACCAATCACTTGCTGTTTAAGTGCTTGAATTTCTTCAGACAACTCCTGCCTACTGGACGCTTTAAGTAAATAGCGGTTAACGAACCAAGCTGCGTAGCCAATCCCAATCAGTTCAAAAGTTGGTGATAACAGCGGAATATCATTCAGAGCATCTAGGACAGCCAGAACGACTTTAACGGTGATAATCGCTGTCAGAATTAGACCAATGCTGATGATTGGCTGCTTGTATTCATTAAAGAACCTACCGATATAATCAGGCAGCTCTGCTAAAAAGGCAGAAATTTGAGCTCCTAGCCGCCGCCATTGCTCATTCGTCTCAGGAGCGGGTGGTAGCTGTCTTGCCAAGGGTGCTGGTTCTAATGTCCCTATACCCTCTGAAGAAGTGGTATTAACATCCGGTTGTTGCAATTGGGATTCCATAGTTTCGATGTTGTTAGTTTGGGAGTGACAACTTTAGAGTGTTGACTTGGCGATACCCTGACTAGCAGCACCGCCTGTTTTGGGTAAAAGTTGATTTTTGATATTTTTACTACCATACTTGAGCTGAAAGAACGACTTCATCAACTGCAAGGTAGAGAGACATTTACGTGTTCCTAGTCAAAAGGCAGAAGAATGAATTAAAAACTGCATTTCTCCTCAAGATTATCGGTGAATTTAAATCATCAGCTTGCGCCTATAGCCTCTGCTTTGACGCGATTGGGACAAGGCTGTCCCTATTCAAAGTTAGAGATATTGGCGAGGGTCGCCTCGGCAATACTCTTTAGAGCCTCATGCGTAAAAAAGGCTTGATGACCTGTGATTAGAACGTTGAAAGGTTAATTAAGCGTTCAACCTGGTCATGTTCAATTACCGCCATAGCCCATTTTACCGGATTTTAAGCTATTAATCGCGATTATGCTGTTAATTAAGGCACAAAGGCTCCTTTTGATTAGCATCACACCTGTTTCCATTAAAGAGATTGTTTCGGCGTTAACTAGCTATTCTGAGAGTCCTGCATAGACAAAGCCGCTGCTTCTGGTTGCGGTAAATTCTCTGCTGTTGCTGACTTTTGGAATACAACCTGTAACAAGGGCGGTGCTAAAAAAGTAGTTAAGATAACCATCACAATAATGGCAGCATCCAAAGAACCTGAGAGGATACCGCTAGCTGAACCAATACCAGCGAATACTAGTCCAACTTCGCCTCGGGGAATCATCCCAACGCCGATTGCCAAGCGATTAATGTCGGATTGACCAAATACCGTAAAGCCGCTAATAACTTTGCCCAGAATTGCCACCAGAATCAGAAAGGATGCCATAATTAACCCTTCCCGATTCTCAGGTACCGCCGGATTCAAGACACCAATATTAGTTTTGGCACTGACAACAACGAAAAAGATTGGTACCAGCATATCGGCGATCGGTACTACCTGGTCTTTCAGCTCTCGACATTTCTGAGTTTCTGCTAAGACTAAGCCAGCGGTAAATGCTCCCAGGATAGCTTCTAATTTAATTGCTGTAGCGATGTAAGACAGTACAAAAGCAAATATCAGCGCTGGGATCAAC
This window of the Chroococcidiopsis sp. CCMEE 29 genome carries:
- a CDS encoding S-layer homology domain-containing protein, producing MTNLPPPDPRSSERNPLGFDELIAILVAFATIGAILFWSLSRRYGGFDPLVGILVPPPTAPAAPVAPVAPVPPAAAPVPQVVPTPTPAPLTPLPSPAPFAGRIPAVIPFPTRTPAPAQPVDFVDVPENFWARPFITALAARGIVNGFPGGYFRPDEPVTRAEFAALLQAAFGQPPGESTVKYQDVPDEFWGVPAINRATQTGFLQGYPDNTFRPEQEIPRAQVLVALVSGLNLAPPADSAQVLQTYKDAAQIPNYATEKVAAATTAGLVVNHPEPNLLNPNVNATRAEVATMIYQALVQAERVEPIQSQYIVQQSQ
- a CDS encoding homoserine dehydrogenase, whose product is MAFKVGLLGLGTVGTGTVQLLLDAAGRHSLLQELEIYAVGVRSLDKSRAVTLPDRVLTTDLEAIVTDPAVDIVVEVLGGLEPARSLILKAIDCGKHVVTANKAVIARYGDQIFTAANAAGVYVLLEAAVGGGIPVIQPLKQSLGVNRIHAVTGIVNGTTNYILTRMQAEGSDFADVLADAQKLGYAEADPTADVEGLDAADKIAILASLAFGGRIKLQEVYSEGIRQVSKADIAYAEKLGFVIKLLAIAKREQHLAPHLSVRVHPTLVPQAHPLASVSGVYNAILVEGEPLGQVMFFGPGAGAGATASAVVSDILNIAAILKTQQASRGGFNQHAGGIPNLPVNPLVPESGVKSQENSISPPAPPAYPSPHPLLACSHQEYCAIAPMEELVTRFYARFLTQDQPGVIGKLGTSFGNHGVSLESVVQTGLHRELAEIVVVTHDVREGNFRQALEEISHLEAVDSIPSLLRVL
- a CDS encoding CAAD domain-containing protein, giving the protein MESQLQQPDVNTTSSEGIGTLEPAPLARQLPPAPETNEQWRRLGAQISAFLAELPDYIGRFFNEYKQPIISIGLILTAIITVKVVLAVLDALNDIPLLSPTFELIGIGYAAWFVNRYLLKASSRQELSEEIQALKQQVIGSQELPES